The genomic region ACCGCATATCCGCCAGCGGTGTCCAGATCCATCTGCAAGGTTCGGCTCTCAAACTTGCCGCGGCGAAAATAACCGTCAAGCGCTCGGACCATTTCCGAGTCGTACCGTGCCCGACGCGACGGTGGTGCAGCCTGACGGTCATCGGCCGGCGGCCGGAGCATTGACCGGCTTCCGGGGTCCGATTCGATCAGATCGGCGAAATGCCGCCGGCTTGACGCCAGCTCATCACGAAGGTCCTCGATCTTGTCCTCGATCTGGCGGATTTCGTGCGTTTCCTTGCGGCTCAGGTCTCTTTTTTCGGCCTCAGCCTTCGAGAGAATCCGACCAATGTCCAAGGTCAGTTCCCGAATTTCAATCTCAATTGCAGCCATCGTGTGGCCTCCATTTATATAGTTATGTCAATATGTTAATTGCCGAGCCCGATACAGCCGGCGATCATCGGATGCGCTGGGTGTCGGGGACCGGTCGTTCGTAGGAATGGCCGGGTTCGTTCGCGTTGCGGTCGAGGCTTCCCTCATCATCGGATGCGGTTCGCCCGTTCCAGGGAATCGGGGTGAGCAGCCCCCAGCCCCCGCCTGTGCCTGTGCCTGTGCTGAGCAGCAAACCAGATGAGCAGAAACGGCCTTGACTCCGCCCCCGCTCCGGTATCGCCGAGCGCGTCTCGGCCCCGTTCCATCGTCGGTGATGGAAAAATCATTCCTCACTTTTGCGCGCCCTAGCCTTACGTTCGGCCCTGATGCGCCGGATCATGGCGCCCCTGGCCTTTTGCCGGCGGCGTTCGCTCGGCTTCGGCGGTCGTGGTCTCATGTCACGGAGAATCCCGTCCCGCCGGCATGCGCTGCGGAAGCGCCTCAGAAGCGAAGTGGTGTCTTCGTTATGGCGTGCCCTCACCCCGAGCATTACAGATCCACCTCGGCGGTCCATTCGGTGTCCGGCCCTTCGATCTCTCTGTCGGGGAACAGCTCCTTTGCCGGGATGCCCGTCTTGTGCGCGAGGAATCCACACTCTTCAGGACTGAAGGTCCCGGCAAAGGTGAGCAGATCATCGAGGGTCTGGCCCATAGGTGTGCCTCGCGCCACTGACAAGAGTTTGAGGCGGGTCCAGGTCGCCGGAGTAACTCGAATTTGCTTTTGTTCGGTCCTTCTCATGTCGAATCTCCTTTGTTGTGTTGTGGTGGCATTAAAAAAGGCGGTCTCCCTTCAGGAAGATCGCCATGCTGAAAATCGAAAATCTGGTGCAAAAGGTAGCGCTGCGCTTGCTGGTGCGGCTCACCCCTAGACGGCAAAAGCCGCGTGAATCGCGGCTCTCCGGGTCTTGCGCTTCGTTTGTGGTGGTGCTTATGGACACCGATGACAGCTTATTCTTGTGTTTCAGACAATTTCTAAAATGTCAAGCGTTTTTATCTTGCCTGACATTCTGGACAAAAAAAATGAGATATTCCCCTCCTACTTATGGCCATGGCTGTCACGGTTTTTTCTGATCTTTCCTATGATATTGCAAAGATAATCCATTGCTATATAAAGCCTTTTAGCCACTTCGATCCGTGTATCACCTCTTGCCAGGTGTGACAATTCCCCTGTGCTTCCTGGCGCTCGGCGCCGGTTGATGGTTGCCGATCAAATACAGCCTTCCTCAATATGTTCCGCCATGTCGCGAAGGGTCTCGGCAATCTCCCCCATGCTGACGGAAGGGTGCGCCTCGATATAGCTGTTCACGGTATCGGCCAGCCGATCCCATAGTCGGAACGGATCCGCCTTCGCCTCACGTCCGAGCCGATAGCGCCGGATCATCACCACGGCGTCCTTCGTCTTCGGCTTTAGTCTGCAAACCTCCAGCGCGATCCGCTCCCGTTCCTGGTCGTCAGGAATCCGCCCGAGTTCGGCCAGTATGGACAGCCTCATGGACTTGCGGCCCTCCTTCATGGCTGCGGTCGATCCGAGCCATTCAAAGCGCTCATCGTCCAGAAGGTGAAGCGCGAAAAGTCTGTAGAAAACATCCTGCCTGCCACGTTCCGAACGGATACCAGCCGCCAGAAAATCAACTTGAGATTCTAACCGTGGATCATTTATGCGCCGTGGCCGGCCTCGTTTTCTGGAAGCCGCTTCCGATATTCCCTCTTTGCTGAGCTGATCCACTGCTTCACCCTCAATCCTGGTCAAAAGCGATCCGGTATAACTCCCTATCATCCTGTTCGGGATCCGGCTCCGTCTCCTCCGAATAGGGGCACTCCGGTCGATGATACTGTCCCCGGTAGGCGCCACACGAAGGACAGCGTTCAAATTCTGAATTGATTTTCTCAAGCATGGGTGAGTTCCTTCCTGCTGGCTGGACTTTTGAATTTAAGAAGTCGCCGCGTCCGAAGCGGGTCCCTGCTTCGGACCCTGATAAAACCTGATAGTCTTAAAACCTGATAGTCTTAAACCTGATATAGCGGTAGTTTTTGCTATGCTCTACCGGTCATTTTTTCTATGCTCTACCGGTAGTTTTTTCTATGAGCCTATCGGTAGTTTTTGCTATGTGCTATCTTCGGCCACGTTCTGACGCTGCTTTGCAAGGAGCCCGTTCAACCACTTTCTTTTGTAGGTATAGCTTGCTCGGATATACACCTTCCAGCCGCAAAACAACTCGGTCGATTCCCGCTCGATGAAGCCACGCTCCTCGAGGCTTTTCATGGCGTCCTTGATTCCCCTGCGGCTGATCCCGGCCAGTTCGGAAAAAAGCGCCAGGTTCAGCTCTGCTTCTTCGATCAGATTGAATCTTCGAGTGCCATATTCCTCGGCCGTGTCCATCGGCTCATGGTTGTCGGACCACTCAAGATCCAGCTCCTTGTAGATATCAGCATCCCACTTGCTCACCGTCGCTAACACAGGATAAAGCGCTCGCGCTGCGCTCGTCAGCAAGCTCCAGTTTCCCCCGAGGAGGAAGCAACTCCGGAAAGGAAACGCTTCATTCGGTCCTGCCTGTTTCGGAAGGTGCAGCCGGTAACGCTTTGAGCCCCAGCGCGTACCTAGACCCTCGATCCGCTGACGTTCGCGCCAGACCTTAAAATCGGCGAACCCATCAAGATCCTTGACCCCCTGGCGCACGGACTTCGGCGTCCTGCCGGCGAGGTGCCCTATGCGGTCTTCTGATGGAAATGCAATCCCGCTCTTGCGGTCCACATGTGCGGCGATCACTGGCAAGATGGATTTCGCGCTAAGGCTCAAGTTCGCCCAGTCCATTTCGATAATCCATCGCTTCGGGAGCCAAAAGAAGGTCTCCCAATTGACATCACTCGGCCAGATAAACATGGTCCACCCCATAAAATCTTGACAGCCCCCCGTGGCCCCCGGGATGGTAGGGGCCATTTTTTCGTCGGCTTCCCAGACCGACGCGAGGGGATGTCAAGCGGCTGAAGTTCATTCGGTTGCGGCGCACTGATGGGTGTCGGGCACAATTCGCCGCGCATACGCGAAGCGCTCAAGATCCTCTTCCGTGTAGCGGATCGACCGTTCCCCGACAACGAAATACACCGGACCTTTGCCGAGATGCCGCCAGTTCCGAAGCGTTTGCACTTTGACGTTAAGCCATTCCGCTCCTTGCTTTTCGTTCAAGAAATGTCGCATGGTAAAACCTCCTAGAAATAAAAAAGCACGTTAATCTTGAGGGTCAAGATAACGTGCTAAAGTACTGCAATCAATAGACAAATCGACGTTTAAGCGGTATGAACGGCGCTTAAACCGCTTGAACGGTGTTTTATCTACTTCGTATTTTCTGCCAGGACCTCATTCATCAACCGTCTTACTGCATTGACGTCCGTGTATTGCATTTCGTCCTTATTAAGAAGGTCCATCAATTCACGAGCGGTATTTCTCGTTTTCTCAAAATCTCGTTCTTTAAGGTAATTATAGACAATTTCTTTATTAGAATTTCGACGTTCAGACTTGGTTGCGACGTTAGCTCTGTTCCGGTTGCTGGTTTCATGCGCTGCGACTGCGTATCCTGCGGCAAAACTTGTAACAACTATATAATTGACGCTTTTAGCCAAGCTATCAACTGCACTAGCTAGTTTTTCATACGCATCTAAAAGTTCATTATTATCAATAAAAAAGAGAGGATTTTCTTCATGAAATTTTCTAATTGTATCTAAGCATTTGTCAAACATTATCCATGCATTACTAATTTCTAAAATGACATTTTCACCTTCTAACGGGTATTTATCCCTATTTCCAAAAAGGACACGAATATTTCCAGCAAGATATTCAACTGGGTTAAAACATTTTGAAACATTCTTAACATTATTCTTCAGCACTCTGGTAGTTTCCTCAATCAGGCTCTCAACTTCCTCATGCCGCTCTTTTTCGTCCATCATCCGCATCCGCCCCCTTCACGGTCCCTGAAGTTTTCCGGCGGAAGGCGGCCAGGGTCGCCGCCGTTCGTCTCCGGGGATCAGCCGGAGACTATCCGCCGAAACTGGGTTATTTCTTCAAGCTGACGAGTTTCCCCGTCTTGGTGTCGGGCTCAAGCGTCTCATTCAGGCGCTTAATGGCCCCCTGGAGCACGTTTTCACCTAAATGGCTATACCTGCTCGTCATTGAAAAATTGGCATGGCCCAAGAGCTCTTTGACCGTGTAAAGGTCCGTTCCCTGTTCAACCAGCCAAGAGGCATGACTGTGCCTGCATGTGTGAAAGCAAACGCGCTGTCGGGGGTCCTCAATGCCTTGGTTAAAGCCCAGCGTTGCCACAACCCGGTTGAAGGTATCGCTCATTTGAACAATTTTCTTTCCTTCGCGGCCGGGGAAAACAAGGTCAGTCGGCGCGCCTTCCCATCGGCTTTCAAACATGGCCTTCACTCGGTCCGTCATAAACACAACGCGGTTTCGTCCTGACTTGGTATCCTTAATGGCAACCGTGCCCCTGGAAATGTCCACGTCGCCCCATTGCAAGCTGAAAATTTCCCCCGCCCGCAGTCCTGTATGGAGTGAAACCAGGGCCATATCATGGACGTCCGTGCTTTTCTTTGCTAATTCGTCCAGAAGACTTTCAGCTTCCCCTTTCGTCAGGTAGCGCATTCGGCGGTTGTCTTGGATCGAAGGCTTTTTGACTTTGGAAATAGGGCTTTCCCCATTGTAGAAGTCGTGAGTCTTTGCGTAATTGTAAACTTGCCTTACGAGGGCTAAGGCGTAATGGACGCTTCGAGGCGCACGGCCGGCCTTCGCCATGTCTGACTTGATGCGTTCCAGATGAAAAGCGGAGACGTCGGGCAGGGCCTTGCTTCCGATAACAGGATCGACCCAAAGACGAAACAAGGCGTCCTCGCGGCGCCAGGACTGAGCGTTGCGTTTGGTGGCTTGGCTGTGCGGGAAGTAGTGCTTTTGGAATAAGTCACGGAAAGTCAAAGGTCGTTTCTTTTTGGCCTCGCGGACCTCTTTCCGAGACTTGCGCTTGCCCTCGATGCGCTCCGCCCTGATGCGGGCAGCCTTCGCCGGGGTCATGGCGTCCTCGCGCGCCCGCCCGGCTTTTTCCTCAAATTGCTTGCCGTCTTTCCTGAAAACGTAATAGTAGATGCGTTCGGGTTGTCCGTCGCGCCCGGTTCCTTCGACGTAAAAAACGCCCGGATATTTCGTTGTGAAACGCTCTTTTACAGGCATTACAAGCACCTCCTGTTTTTTCATACCCAGCACTATACCCAGCACAAAGCCCATATTATAGGGTAATAAAAGGTAAGTCAATGGGAAATGTAATTGCCTAATACTATGGAAATGCTTATGAAATTATTTGACAGGGTAAAAGGCGGTAAATGTACAAGATAGGACTTCTAATCCGCAGGTCGGGGGTCCGAGTCCTCCCAGGCGCGCCAGTAAAATCAAGGGGTTGCGGTGATGAACTGCAGCCCCTTTTTGCTTCTTGCAGCCGTTTTTCCCACTTCTTCACGTTCTATAAAAAGGCTCCGCTGAGAATGCGAGCTTTTATGGATCGGATGACCTCTGCCGTCTAGGCCTTTCGGGATTCATTTAAAAGAAAGCGCGCTTCTTGTATCGCGAATTAAGCCCCGGATGCAGCCAGGGGAAGCCTGGAATCTATCGAGCCGGCTGTGCCAGGCCATGGAAACATGCGGCTGAGGTGCGCCGGATGGATCTAAAATGCCGGTATCTGCATGTGCGAGCGCCTCTGTCGAAGGTATGCGGTAGAGCAGATCAATCTCACCCGCCTTGCATCCAGCCTTTCTCAAAGGCCTAGAAGAAAAGGATTTCGCAATGGGCCGTCAACGCGGCGGAGGTTCGCCGGCTTCATTCCAGCCGCGCGCCCGGTAATACTCGGCCAGCATCGTGGCCATTTGAGCCTCGGTGATCCCTTTGCCCTCCTCGGGAAGGGCTTCCTGGTGGAAACGGGGAGGGAGATTGTCGTCCACCCTGGTCCAACCCTCGCGGATGTTGAATCGGCGCGTGTCGTCTTTGACGCTGGCGGCGATGGAGCGCATGGAATCCCGCTCCAATTCAAGCCCGGTCACGGCTTTGAGAAT from Desulfatiglans anilini DSM 4660 harbors:
- a CDS encoding small ribosomal subunit protein bS21, with the protein product MDRRGGSVMLGVRARHNEDTTSLLRRFRSACRRDGILRDMRPRPPKPSERRRQKARGAMIRRIRAERKARARKSEE
- a CDS encoding helix-turn-helix transcriptional regulator, producing the protein MRHFLNEKQGAEWLNVKVQTLRNWRHLGKGPVYFVVGERSIRYTEEDLERFAYARRIVPDTHQCAATE
- a CDS encoding tyrosine-type recombinase/integrase, with protein sequence MPVKERFTTKYPGVFYVEGTGRDGQPERIYYYVFRKDGKQFEEKAGRAREDAMTPAKAARIRAERIEGKRKSRKEVREAKKKRPLTFRDLFQKHYFPHSQATKRNAQSWRREDALFRLWVDPVIGSKALPDVSAFHLERIKSDMAKAGRAPRSVHYALALVRQVYNYAKTHDFYNGESPISKVKKPSIQDNRRMRYLTKGEAESLLDELAKKSTDVHDMALVSLHTGLRAGEIFSLQWGDVDISRGTVAIKDTKSGRNRVVFMTDRVKAMFESRWEGAPTDLVFPGREGKKIVQMSDTFNRVVATLGFNQGIEDPRQRVCFHTCRHSHASWLVEQGTDLYTVKELLGHANFSMTSRYSHLGENVLQGAIKRLNETLEPDTKTGKLVSLKK